gttaaaaaatggGTTTGTTTGAGGATGCTAGTTCAAccttaaaaaatatagtagcTGGACATAAGTATTTACGAATTGATGTAATTAATTGCAAACGTTTAGGCATTACTGCTGAGTTTTGTGTTATTAATTTCAGCATTAGGACCATTTTTTTCCGTGAATTTTTTTAAcgttaacatttatttatttatttttattctctaATAAGTAGTTGTCTCTAACAATGTTGTCTTTAAATACGACCCTGTATCTATTTTTTAGTACAATGATATACTTTACGCTAAGGGGAGGGGAGGGGGATtttggctaagccacacaatgggcaacctaatttggtccattcacaagattcgaacctaagacctttcacttacaagtgaagaggaataccaccaaaccATAGTAGTATAGTACTTAGTGGCAATACGAACTTGTATCCTAACTGTTAAATTTAGATATAGGCAAGATGCATTTCATATGTACACTCTTGGCAAGATTTGTGGTGCTGAGTAAGTTCACACTAGAAAATTTAGGACAATGGATCAAAGGCTACGATAGAATAGGTTGTGTAATCTTTACTACAAATACAAGATTTTCAGTGGAATTCTCGTTCTCATGATCTGTGTGGACGGTGTTGCATTGCGTGGCTAGTTTTATGTTCAGCAAAACTCTTTCATCACTACTTGTTTCCTGTCAATCTTATATTCATTTTACTCCTGCTTGCAGGTGTCTGGTGTCATTCAATGCAACAGCATCGAGAGTGTTTGTATGGTTGGAAATCGTATTTGCACTGTCATTTAGGGGTGAGGCATATTGTATGTTAAAGATTTTATATTTGTTAAATATGATCAGATAGCAGAGTGGAAAGAGTTGTTGGTCAGTTATTATCCTGATTAGTTATTTGAATAGCATTACTACCCTTTCTCTTGGGATTGAGTCCTCGGAAAAATACAACCAATTTCTTCACAGAGTATCAAACAGACAGTTACTGATATTTATCTGTGCATATTATTATCAACGTAATATGGCCGATACTGCACAACTGGATATTCCTCCAGAATGTGATAGCAGTCATGCAACAAAATGCCAAGAAGAAGGTACGTCAGGACAGATGCATGAAATTGGTTCTGAAAGACAATGTAGTGaaccaaccaaacaaaacatTGGGTGCGCCATTGTCCAGAATGAGCTACGGGAAATCTGCAATGCTGGTGAACAATCACAGTCATTATCTGAAAATGTGACTGAGAATTCTCATCTTGAACAATTGGGACTGCCTTCTGAAGACGTGAGCAAGAGTAGTCAAAGTGGAGCTGAAAATGTTTTTGCAAAACAGGGATATCAATCCATTTCTGGATATAAACAAGATGAATCGTTACAAACCACAGCTGCAGTGTTTCCCTGTACTATGAAGGACAAACTGCAATCATTTTCTGGAAACGTGAGCGAGAATTCTCTTATTGATCAAATGGAAATGCCTTGTGAAGATCTGGGAGTGAATAGTCCAACCCATAAAAGTTCATGCTCTGGACAATTGCCATTGGAACAGAAAAATGATTGTGGTTTTGGAACTTCATCTAGTGACCTAGCTGAAGAAAAGCATCCTTCTGCCTCAGATCATGTACAAAATGATCAGTTACAAGCAATTATTCAAGTACCCATCTGTGGTAGCAATGAACACTTGCAGTCATCTAGTGAAAATGTGAACAGGACTTCTCTTAACAAACAAGCAGGACTGCCTCCTGAAGATCTGTCAAAGACTTGTCAGACTGACAAAGTTTCATGCTGTAACCAGACTACATTACAGGAGATCAATGAATTTGGGTGTGGAAGTGTACACGGTGAACCAGAAACACAAAAAGATCAGCTTGACTCTGTACCTGTTCATAATAATGAAGTTACAACTACTGAAGTAGCACCCAGCTCTATTGTTTTTGAACAATCAAGGCCTTGTATTGAAGCTATGACCCAGGATTCTCCTACTGGACATTTGGAACTACCCCTTGAAGATGCAAGCAAGAGTCCTCCTATTGATAAAGAAATGGAACCACTTCCAGCAGATGTGACCCAAAATTCTAGTCTTGAAAAGACGGAAAAGCCATCTAAGAATGCACCGAAGGATAAGCAAAATCCAaaatcaagaaagaagaaataTGTGTCAAAATCTTCCGTTGGCAGTGACAGAGTTCTGCGCTCAAAGACAGGGGAGAAGACTAAAAATCCTAAATTAAGTAATGATGTTTCAACTCTTGAATCAAGTAATAGTGTTGCAAATCCAAGTAAGGTTGAAggcaaaagaaggaagaagagaaagaagagacaACGGAATAAAGTCATAGATGATGAATTTTCAAGAGTCAGGAAACATCTGAGATACTTGCTGAACCGGATAAGCTATGAGAAATCTCTGATTGATGCTTACTCCGGTGAAGGTTGGAAAGGATCCAGGTGCATAAGttgtctttatttataatatgcTAGAGGATTTAGATATTTTTGTTTCAGAAAGATCTTGATTTTTTAATACTTGAGGTCTTCTGGTATATGGTGTTTTTGTCAGCAATTTGGTCATGTTTAATTTTCTACTTTTTATGTTGAGTAGTATCTTGGGCTTTGGCTTCTGAGTTCTGATTGCTTTTGTAATTTTGCAGCCTAGAAAAACTGAAGCCAGAGAAGGAGCTTCAAAGAGCGACTTCTGAAATACTTCGACGCAAGTTGAAGATAAGAGATCTATTTCAACGTCTCGATTCGCTATGTTCTGAAGGAATGTTTCCAGAATCTTTATTTGATTCCGAAGGACAGATTGACAGTGAGGATGTAGGAgaattctttaattttaagttgttccacttgttaagaaaattatatcTCTCCTTTGACATGATTTGTCGTCTGATTTAATTTTCCTCTGGCATGAGTCACATTACAATACTGTTATGTTTTTCTATTTGTGCTTTTTACGTATGGGTTCTGATTTCTGATTCTTTTCTGTTTCGCACAAAAAATGTAACAGTGTATTAAAACTTATATCATTGGGCAGATATTCTGTGCAAAATGTGGATCCAAGGACGTTTCTCTTCAGAATGATATTATACTCTGTGATGGTGCTTGTGACCGTGGGTTCCACCAGTTCTGTTTAGAACCATCACTATTAAGTGAAGACAGTAATGTCCAAAGCACTCccttgtgtatttttttttttttttacttattattgCTTAGTTGCTCAATTATTCATTTGGCTTGCAGTTCCACCCGACGACGAGGGTTGGCTATGCCCTGGATGTGACTGCAAAGTTGATTGCTTTGATTTGCTTAATGACTCTCAAGGAACAGATCTTTCTGTTGCCGACAGCTGGGAGGTCAGGTCAAAAgctgttgtgtgtgtgtgtgtgtgttttttttttttttttttttttggcttaaaCACTCTGATCTCTTATCGCACTCCTATTTCATCTGCAGAAGGTATTTCCTGAAGTGGCTGCTGCAGCATCAGGACATAATCAGGAGCACACCCATGGACTTCCATCAGATGATTCTGATGATAATGATTATGACCCTGATGGTCCAGAAACAGATGATGAAGTTCAGGGAGAAGAATCAAGTTCTGATGATGAATCTAAATATGCATCTGCATCTGATGGACTAGAGACTCCAAAAAATAATGACAAGCAGTACTTAGGACTTCCTTCTGACGATTCAGAGGATGATGACTATAATCCTGATGCTCCGGAAGTCACTAACGAACTTAagaaggaaagttcaagttctGATTTTACATCTGACTCTGAGGATCTTGGAGCTTCTCTTGATGACAATAATATGTCTGCCGAAGATGTTGAAAGTCCCAAGTCAATGTCATTGGACGAAAGTGGGCCTCTTAGAGGCTCCGGCAAACAAAGTTCTAGACATGGGCAAAAGAAACAACCTTTAAACGATGAGTTATTATCTTTATTAGAGTCAGGTCCTGGCCAAGGTGGTGCAGCTCCTGTTTCTGGGAAGAGGCACATAGAAAGGTTGAACTACAAAAAGCTGCATGATGTGAGTGTCTTTTCTAAGTGTATGATGGTTCTATGATCATACCACCTGCACTTGTTGCCTTCTATAATATCGTAGTATGGTATTTATTTCAACTCCACAAATTTCCCAGTAtgcttggttgttttgaattagaGAATATGATTCTTTTCTCCCTTAGACGTGGTAATAATTGATACTTTAGGCCTCACAACTTTGATTGTTAAAACTGTGTCCTATCATTCTTGAGTGTCCTGCTGGTGTGGTGGTACTATAGATAAATGCATCATGTATCTTAGTAATTCCCTTAGACGTAGTAATAATTGGTACTCTAGGCCTCACAACTTTGATCGTTAAAACCTGTCCATTCTATCATTTGTGAGTGTCCTGCTGTTGTAGCAGTACCGTAGATAAATGCATCATTACCTGTACACCTGCCTTATTAGTTGTAAACTGATTTaggataaaaaaaatctttgacTTGAATGAATTTGACGATCATTGGGACTGGGCTATTCTTTCTTGGAGAGACCTGAAAAACACTAGTTTGTAGCTCGTCTCTGAGTACTGGGAATTCCTCATGTTGTACTTTTTGGAAGCACTGCAATTCGTCTCCTCTGATCCTTGTTTATCTCCACAAAcatagtatctttctttcttttttaagaaaacAGTTCTGCTTCAACTTGTAACTAATAGTTATTTGaactaaatattaatttctttctgCACAAGGAATGCAAATCCATGATAACTAAATTCTTGACCACCCTCACGTggtttcttttcttcctttctaACTTCAAGATTTGGTTGTGGTGTAGTAGGTGTTGCAAAACTACACGTGCGTCTGAAAATTTTGACTCTTGTAATAATGACTGGTAGTGCTCAGTGCTTCAGAATCAATGGCCCTTTAccttgaaaaattaaataataagtaaCTGAAATGTATTATGCAGTACGAATAAGTTATAATTTATAACTCCTGTCTATGTGTTTCATTCCCTTGTTAGTTACACTTTCTTATCTCATAAAGTTTGTACTGTGCTTGAAGATCAACTGTTTATCCCAGTCACTAGTTTGCTTATGTTTGCTCTGTTTACCCTGATTTCTATAGGAGACATATGGAAATGTTCGTACTGATTCAAGTGATGATGAAGAGTGGAATGATACTGCTGGACCGAGGAAAAGGAAGAAAGTTACTACACAAGCTCCTACGATGTCACCAAATAGAGACTCGTCAAACGTTAAGAATGTAATGATCACcaacaatataaaacatgatCTAGATGAGAATGAGAATACTCCTAAAAGAACTCCTCGCGGAAATAAAAATACTCCTAAGAGAGCTCATCGAAAGTCAAAGGTTGAAGATACAAGTAATTTGTCGAACAAATCACAAAAAGGCTCTACTCAGTCCGCTCCTACTAGTGAGAAAGGTGGATCGTCACGATCAACATATAGAAAACTCGGGGAAGCTGCAACTCAGGTATTATGGTCCGAGTTTTTTCTACTCTTTCTAGCATATGAAGTTGAAACTTGTTCTTCTCTTATTCCCCTTTCATATATTATACCATCTTATCTTCGTTCTGTCAgcctaggttttttttttcctgttacaACTTCCACTCAGCTGAGTAAGTAAGCTGTCACGATTATTTGTGCAACTCTTATGTGTTTGCAGTCCTGTTGTATAGTTAACCAAAATTGTCGTTAACCTCGTCGGTTGATATGCTTCCATGTTGATGGATCAACAAAATAAACTATAATGTTATCAACCTGATGATAATTCTAAAAATCCAAGCTCTAGATGGCAATTCTCCACCTTAAAGAAATTGACCATTGAGGGAACGagttaaaaaaatggaaaattttgaTGAAACGCAGCCTATACAAGATGGGTACTTATGGTACTCAAAATTATGACATGCCGATGGGTTGGCGACATTGGTCAACTGACTCATGACATTGGTATATCAGTGAATCTTTGCACAGCATGAAGTTAGCCCCTATTTGAAAGTTTTGTATTTGTGTACATTGTTCTTGTGTGTACATTCACATGTATATacaatacatatattatatactcGCATCCAAATGTCAAATCTCTGGACTTCATTTGGCTTACACCTGTCAACTGACAAAAAAATTTGAGCATAGTATCCAATTTAAGAACCATTCTTGACAGTGTCGCTTACTTTAAGCCTTAAGGTGTAGAGTATCCCTATGAGCTTAGATTTTAGGTTCTAACTCTAAAGATTTGCGTTACTACTTCGAAGTCGAgagttaaaaactaaaatgtaGCAGAACTTTAAACTTTAAACCTAAATTCTAGGTGAGAAGCTCTCTCTTAgtgaataaaaaagaatatcataatggttttttttttttttttttctttttcttttgtttttttttgccaaaatcaTAAAggttatttgaaatgattgttaaCTGTTATTTCAGCGACTATCCAAATCGTTCAAGGAAAACCACTATCCAGACCGATCTATGAAGGAAAGTCTAGCCCGAGAACTAGGAATAATGGCTAAGCAGGTCAGACCACCTTTTATCTCGGCATCAGTATTACAGTTTCCCTTATTTTTATAAATGTCGTTACAGatatcataatttatttatcCTGGTCTATTATTGCAGGTAAGCAAATGGTTTGAAAACGCTCGCCATTGTTGGAAAGTGAGTGTGGATAAGAGTGCTGCAGGAAATGGCACTCCCTTGCCTCAAACAAATGGAAAGCAACTTGAACAAGGTGATACACTTATTGGAGATTCTGATCGGAGTGGAGCTCAAAACAAGGAATTACCCAGGACAGATGATCGTAAACGAAAGGCTATAACTC
This genomic stretch from Pyrus communis chromosome 2, drPyrComm1.1, whole genome shotgun sequence harbors:
- the LOC137726706 gene encoding homeobox protein HAT3.1, encoding MADTAQLDIPPECDSSHATKCQEEGTSGQMHEIGSERQCSEPTKQNIGCAIVQNELREICNAGEQSQSLSENVTENSHLEQLGLPSEDVSKSSQSGAENVFAKQGYQSISGYKQDESLQTTAAVFPCTMKDKLQSFSGNVSENSLIDQMEMPCEDLGVNSPTHKSSCSGQLPLEQKNDCGFGTSSSDLAEEKHPSASDHVQNDQLQAIIQVPICGSNEHLQSSSENVNRTSLNKQAGLPPEDLSKTCQTDKVSCCNQTTLQEINEFGCGSVHGEPETQKDQLDSVPVHNNEVTTTEVAPSSIVFEQSRPCIEAMTQDSPTGHLELPLEDASKSPPIDKEMEPLPADVTQNSSLEKTEKPSKNAPKDKQNPKSRKKKYVSKSSVGSDRVLRSKTGEKTKNPKLSNDVSTLESSNSVANPSKVEGKRRKKRKKRQRNKVIDDEFSRVRKHLRYLLNRISYEKSLIDAYSGEGWKGSSLEKLKPEKELQRATSEILRRKLKIRDLFQRLDSLCSEGMFPESLFDSEGQIDSEDIFCAKCGSKDVSLQNDIILCDGACDRGFHQFCLEPSLLSEDIPPDDEGWLCPGCDCKVDCFDLLNDSQGTDLSVADSWEKVFPEVAAAASGHNQEHTHGLPSDDSDDNDYDPDGPETDDEVQGEESSSDDESKYASASDGLETPKNNDKQYLGLPSDDSEDDDYNPDAPEVTNELKKESSSSDFTSDSEDLGASLDDNNMSAEDVESPKSMSLDESGPLRGSGKQSSRHGQKKQPLNDELLSLLESGPGQGGAAPVSGKRHIERLNYKKLHDETYGNVRTDSSDDEEWNDTAGPRKRKKVTTQAPTMSPNRDSSNVKNVMITNNIKHDLDENENTPKRTPRGNKNTPKRAHRKSKVEDTSNLSNKSQKGSTQSAPTSEKGGSSRSTYRKLGEAATQRLSKSFKENHYPDRSMKESLARELGIMAKQVSKWFENARHCWKVSVDKSAAGNGTPLPQTNGKQLEQGDTLIGDSDRSGAQNKELPRTDDRKRKAITPNNRKRKHKSDDPDPENKTPETNRKGTGVMTRQRKSIA